One Actinospica robiniae DSM 44927 genomic region harbors:
- a CDS encoding prepilin peptidase, which translates to MHMFLARQFEAAAFAVFLVGTAVLAFVDARTMRLPNRVLYPVSWSGLLLLACAAALSGSWHRLAVALVSAAVLVAVFLLLHATSGLGRGDVRLAGLLGLFLGWVGLGSVFTGLILGTVIGGVFGVLLLVGSAGHRRMVPYGPFLILGAWLALLLRARA; encoded by the coding sequence ATGCACATGTTCCTGGCGCGCCAGTTCGAGGCGGCCGCGTTCGCGGTGTTCCTGGTCGGGACTGCGGTGCTGGCTTTCGTCGACGCGCGCACGATGCGGCTTCCGAACCGGGTGTTGTACCCGGTCTCGTGGTCCGGGCTGCTACTGCTGGCCTGCGCTGCCGCGCTGTCCGGCTCGTGGCATCGCTTGGCCGTCGCGCTCGTGTCGGCGGCGGTGCTTGTGGCGGTGTTCCTGCTTTTGCACGCGACGAGTGGGCTCGGGCGCGGTGATGTGCGGCTGGCCGGGCTGCTGGGGTTGTTCCTCGGCTGGGTCGGCCTGGGTAGCGTGTTTACCGGCCTGATCCTAGGGACGGTGATCGGGGGCGTGTTCGGTGTGCTGCTGCTGGTAGGCAGTGCTGGACACCGCAGGATGGTGCCGTACGGGCCTTTCTTGATTCTCGGCGCCTGGCTCGCGCTGCTGCTGCGGGCCCGGGCGTAG
- a CDS encoding ATP-binding protein, translating into MPHLPAFFPVIQASKTPASRSWHELTVPLAAGDRAAVSALRHLAHSTLTAWEITSEQAEDVVVVLSELATNALCHTDGPARIRLRAHADQLILDVADTSLTLPDFITGPDDQDEQPHGFGLALIASVLAGTLTVTVHPGRGKTVTATFTIAVDDDH; encoded by the coding sequence ATGCCCCACCTGCCCGCCTTCTTCCCGGTAATCCAGGCCTCGAAGACGCCCGCGTCCCGTTCCTGGCACGAGCTGACCGTCCCCCTCGCCGCGGGCGACCGTGCTGCCGTCAGCGCGCTGCGCCACCTCGCGCACTCCACCCTCACTGCGTGGGAAATCACCTCGGAACAGGCTGAAGACGTGGTCGTGGTCCTCTCGGAGCTGGCGACGAACGCCCTATGCCACACCGACGGCCCCGCCCGCATCCGCCTGCGCGCCCACGCCGACCAGCTCATCCTGGACGTCGCCGACACCAGCCTCACCCTGCCGGACTTCATCACCGGCCCCGACGATCAGGACGAGCAGCCCCACGGCTTCGGCCTCGCGCTGATCGCCTCCGTCCTCGCCGGGACACTGACCGTCACCGTTCATCCCGGGCGCGGCAAGACCGTCACCGCCACCTTCACCATCGCCGTAGACGACGACCACTGA
- a CDS encoding helix-turn-helix domain-containing protein, producing the protein MPDHTEGPGGTGAAVGAVWGAVGRRGPAPDGRAGGVPGGAVVRGVWAALCAAERPVTAREVADALGTRRESANRALGQLERAGWAQRERGNVQASTPDLWSPVAGSREADLTEHAPQAEPIRAAPPAPDAPHSGFLVSARQARMRAASSTPPAAPGTRGELALRRLAAGELQEQVHELLLSRPGEEFSPLHVSRALGGRSQGAVVNACKRLVAKGEAVCTCQAPLRFTAANPLE; encoded by the coding sequence ATGCCGGATCACACAGAAGGACCGGGCGGCACGGGCGCGGCGGTGGGGGCCGTGTGGGGCGCTGTGGGGCGCCGTGGCCCGGCGCCGGACGGTCGGGCGGGCGGCGTGCCGGGCGGGGCGGTGGTCCGGGGCGTGTGGGCCGCGTTATGCGCGGCCGAACGCCCGGTCACCGCGCGGGAGGTGGCGGATGCGCTCGGCACCCGGCGGGAGTCGGCGAACCGGGCACTGGGCCAGCTTGAGCGGGCAGGCTGGGCACAGCGCGAACGAGGGAACGTGCAAGCGAGCACGCCGGACCTCTGGTCCCCGGTAGCCGGGTCGCGCGAGGCCGACCTGACCGAACATGCGCCGCAGGCGGAACCCATTCGCGCGGCCCCACCGGCGCCCGACGCGCCGCACTCGGGTTTCCTGGTTTCCGCGCGGCAGGCCCGGATGCGTGCTGCGAGCTCAACCCCTCCGGCGGCGCCGGGGACGCGCGGTGAGCTCGCCCTGCGGCGGCTGGCGGCTGGGGAGCTGCAGGAGCAGGTGCACGAGCTGCTGCTGTCACGACCCGGCGAGGAATTCAGCCCCCTGCATGTGTCCCGAGCCCTGGGCGGGCGTTCGCAGGGCGCGGTGGTCAACGCTTGTAAACGACTGGTCGCGAAGGGCGAGGCCGTGTGCACCTGCCAAGCCCCGTTGAGGTTCACGGCGGCAAACCCGCTGGAGTAG
- a CDS encoding DUF2637 domain-containing protein gives MSRTHLAALAIATALAGAIAGIGMLASFHTVSTQMRPSFRGWAWTAPVTLDASIGSFSILELVLLRMALPHLLARLAVYAATAATVYLNTRGTAAGDHAQLIAHAAMPCVWALYIELLRSAAAAFTRRERRHPEHPVLALLLAPRPVLAAWRRGILASAAPSRPHQPKMSAARGHFRLPPDLRDHGAVRDRADIFPATLPGLTGPASTVPITPATGDLPDRIGKGRGLTSRHAVLDLARRNPELTSAQIAERLNLTPRTVRRHLGRR, from the coding sequence ATGAGTAGAACGCATCTGGCTGCATTGGCCATCGCCACTGCCCTGGCCGGCGCTATCGCCGGCATCGGCATGCTCGCCTCGTTCCACACGGTCAGTACCCAGATGCGCCCGAGCTTCAGAGGCTGGGCCTGGACCGCGCCGGTCACCCTCGACGCAAGCATCGGCTCCTTCAGCATCCTGGAACTCGTGCTGCTCAGGATGGCCCTACCCCATCTGCTTGCACGGCTCGCGGTCTACGCCGCCACGGCCGCCACCGTCTACCTCAACACCCGAGGTACCGCAGCAGGCGACCACGCCCAATTGATCGCGCACGCCGCGATGCCCTGCGTCTGGGCCCTGTACATCGAACTGCTGCGCAGTGCCGCCGCCGCATTCACCCGCCGCGAACGACGCCACCCTGAGCATCCCGTGCTCGCGCTTCTGCTCGCACCGCGGCCCGTCCTGGCTGCGTGGAGACGCGGCATCCTCGCCTCGGCCGCACCGTCACGGCCCCACCAGCCGAAAATGTCCGCAGCGAGAGGACATTTTCGGCTGCCCCCTGACCTGCGCGATCACGGCGCGGTGAGAGACAGGGCGGACATTTTCCCTGCCACACTTCCGGGCCTGACCGGACCTGCCTCGACAGTCCCTATCACCCCCGCGACCGGGGACCTGCCTGATCGGATCGGCAAGGGCCGGGGCCTGACCAGCCGGCACGCCGTCCTCGACCTCGCCCGCCGAAACCCGGAACTGACCAGCGCGCAGATCGCCGAGCGCCTGAACCTCACCCCCCGCACCGTCCGCCGCCATCTCGGCCGCCGATAG
- a CDS encoding DUF317 domain-containing protein, producing the protein MTATRTPARTGRRTGTPDTTTEAAPADTVEAPARTVPAYAAGCGLPESALNAGAEAGFRRGADENEMSWVVSPDERLRIEFGPESARYAGNPMGGLWLVTYTDPEAPRGGWRAQFGDNCPAEAIAAFIKALAIPGGLDPDRADADPAETRVSVQIITGTTPAQAEEQAEPDTQPESAQATAAGQ; encoded by the coding sequence ATGACTGCTACCCGTACCCCCGCCCGCACCGGCCGCCGCACCGGCACGCCCGACACCACCACGGAAGCCGCCCCGGCTGACACCGTCGAGGCCCCCGCGCGCACGGTGCCCGCCTACGCGGCCGGTTGCGGACTGCCCGAGTCCGCTCTGAACGCCGGTGCCGAGGCCGGCTTCCGACGCGGTGCGGACGAGAACGAGATGAGCTGGGTTGTGAGCCCGGATGAGCGGCTGCGCATCGAGTTCGGGCCCGAGTCCGCCCGCTACGCGGGCAACCCGATGGGCGGACTCTGGCTGGTCACCTACACCGACCCCGAGGCCCCGCGCGGCGGATGGCGCGCGCAGTTCGGGGACAACTGCCCGGCCGAGGCCATCGCCGCCTTCATCAAGGCCCTGGCCATCCCGGGCGGCCTGGACCCCGATCGCGCCGACGCCGACCCGGCCGAGACCCGGGTCAGTGTCCAGATCATCACCGGAACCACCCCGGCACAGGCGGAAGAGCAGGCGGAGCCGGACACACAGCCGGAATCAGCCCAGGCCACCGCTGCCGGGCAGTAA